One region of Pseudomonas glycinae genomic DNA includes:
- a CDS encoding response regulator transcription factor codes for MPNILLVEDDTALAELISSYLERNGYSVSVIGRGDHVRERARLNPPDLVILDLMLPGLDGLQVCRLLRADSATLPILMLTARDDSHDQVLGLEMGADDYVTKPCEPRVLLARVRTLLRRSSLGEPMTANDRILMGNLCIDLSERTVTWREQPVELSSGEYNLLVVLARHAGEVLSRDQILQRLRGIEFNGTDRSVDVAISKLRRKFDDHAGEARKIKTVWGKGYLFSRSEWEC; via the coding sequence ATGCCCAACATTCTTCTGGTCGAAGACGACACCGCCCTCGCCGAACTGATTTCGAGCTACCTGGAGCGCAACGGCTATTCCGTCAGCGTGATCGGCCGCGGCGACCATGTGCGCGAACGGGCGCGGCTCAATCCGCCGGATCTGGTGATTCTCGACCTGATGCTGCCGGGCCTCGACGGTTTGCAGGTCTGTCGCTTGTTGCGCGCCGATTCGGCAACGCTGCCGATCCTGATGCTCACCGCCCGCGACGATAGCCACGATCAGGTGCTGGGCCTGGAAATGGGCGCCGACGATTACGTGACCAAACCCTGCGAGCCACGGGTTTTGCTGGCGCGAGTTCGCACCTTGCTGCGGCGCAGCAGCCTCGGTGAGCCGATGACCGCCAACGACCGGATTCTGATGGGCAACCTGTGCATCGACCTGTCGGAGCGCACGGTGACCTGGCGCGAACAGCCGGTTGAACTGTCCAGCGGCGAATACAACCTGCTGGTGGTGCTGGCTCGTCACGCCGGGGAAGTGCTGAGCCGCGACCAGATCCTGCAACGCCTGCGCGGTATCGAGTTCAACGGCACTGACCGTTCGGTGGACGTGGCGATTTCCAAGCTGCGACGCAAGTTCGACGACCACGCCGGCGAGGCGCGCAAGATCAAGACCGTGTGGGGCAAGGGGTATCTGTTCAGCCGTTCCGAGTGGGAATGCTGA
- a CDS encoding anti-sigma factor family protein, which translates to MNAPSDEQLVAYLDDELDREQRSQLDSLIADDPLLSLRVQWLSRSNLPFKAAYDELAQQAPLDRLQARLDAAPSPQKPGFSRRWFIGAAAAGVALAGVATDRLFLAWQTQQSHNWRERVGDYMALYVPQTLEHLPTDEASQQAQLRTVDARLGVNLSPAKLKLPGAQFKRAQLLEYDGVPIAQMTWLDATHGPLALCVTRTNSGSQPLAHERRHGMNVVYWTEREHAWMLIGHHPASELEDMAKMFKTRLNV; encoded by the coding sequence ATGAATGCGCCTTCCGACGAGCAACTGGTGGCGTATCTGGACGATGAACTGGACCGCGAACAGCGCAGCCAGCTCGACAGCCTCATCGCCGACGATCCGCTGCTGAGTTTGCGGGTGCAATGGCTGAGCCGCAGCAACCTGCCGTTCAAGGCTGCCTACGACGAACTGGCGCAACAGGCGCCGCTCGATCGCTTGCAGGCCCGGCTCGATGCCGCGCCGTCACCGCAGAAACCCGGTTTCAGCCGGCGCTGGTTCATCGGCGCAGCGGCAGCGGGCGTGGCGCTTGCAGGTGTCGCGACGGACCGCTTGTTCCTGGCCTGGCAAACTCAGCAATCGCACAACTGGCGCGAACGGGTGGGCGATTACATGGCGCTGTATGTGCCGCAGACCCTCGAACATCTGCCCACCGATGAAGCCTCGCAACAGGCGCAGTTGCGAACCGTCGACGCGCGGCTGGGCGTAAACCTGTCGCCGGCGAAACTGAAACTGCCCGGCGCGCAGTTCAAACGCGCGCAATTGCTCGAGTACGACGGAGTGCCCATCGCCCAGATGACCTGGCTCGACGCCACCCACGGCCCGCTGGCGCTTTGCGTCACGCGCACCAACAGCGGCAGCCAGCCGCTGGCCCATGAACGTCGGCACGGGATGAACGTGGTGTACTGGACCGAACGCGAACACGCCTGGATGCTGATCGGCCACCACCCGGCTTCCGAGCTGGAGGACATGGCAAAAATGTTTAAGACCCGGCTGAACGTTTAA
- a CDS encoding DUF1345 domain-containing protein, with product MRFLARTHPRLSAAALFGLAVGLLVPADSVISKILIGWNAGVWTYLILMFWLTARAKAPDVRRIAEVEDENAGLVLFVVCIAALASLAAITLELVGSKDLQTSHKLLHYGFTALTVIGSWLLIGVIFSVHYARLFYTWDGKEPALRFAEGLTTPNYWDFLYFSFTIGVAVQTADVGVATREIRKIVLAQSLIGFVFNTAILGFSINIAAGLFG from the coding sequence ATGCGCTTCCTTGCCCGCACCCACCCTCGCCTCTCTGCCGCTGCCCTGTTCGGCCTTGCCGTCGGTCTGCTGGTACCCGCCGATTCCGTCATCAGCAAAATCCTCATAGGCTGGAATGCCGGGGTCTGGACCTATCTGATCCTGATGTTCTGGCTGACAGCCCGCGCGAAAGCACCGGACGTCAGACGCATCGCCGAAGTCGAGGATGAAAATGCCGGGCTGGTGTTGTTCGTGGTGTGTATCGCGGCGCTGGCCAGTCTGGCGGCCATCACGCTGGAACTGGTCGGCAGCAAGGACCTGCAAACTTCCCACAAGCTCCTGCACTACGGCTTTACCGCGTTGACGGTGATCGGCTCATGGTTGCTGATCGGGGTCATTTTCAGCGTCCACTACGCCCGGCTGTTTTATACCTGGGATGGCAAGGAACCGGCGCTGCGTTTTGCCGAGGGCCTGACGACGCCCAACTATTGGGATTTTCTGTACTTCTCGTTCACCATCGGCGTGGCGGTGCAGACGGCGGATGTCGGCGTGGCCACGCGGGAGATCCGCAAGATCGTGCTGGCGCAGTCGTTGATCGGGTTTGTGTTCAACACCGCGATTCTGGGGTTTTCAATCAACATCGCCGCCGGCTTGTTTGGTTGA
- a CDS encoding efflux RND transporter periplasmic adaptor subunit: MSKNLLAGLGLIALALTLSACDKSSNAEEQAPPATVRIETLEARPLSISSELSGRIAAPRIAEVRARVAGVVLQRTYREGSDVKKGDVLFRIDPAPFKADLDSAEAALRKAEANAFQAKLQEQRYAQLIDDKAISAQDYDNARANARQTAADVAANKAAVERAKLNLGYATVTAPISGRVGRALVTEGALVGQNETTPMALIQQLNPIHADLTQSTRELNELRRAFRSGQLQQVGQDQVKATLIQDDGSLYPLPGKLLFSDITVDPGTGQIILRSEFPNPDLDLLPGSYVRVRLEQGVIQHGLTVPQRAVQRDSAGVAQVLTVDDQMRVAQQPVQLGAVQNDRWIVTGGLKAGDRIVIEGLQHARPGEVVQIDDTPLPLAQTSGQ; the protein is encoded by the coding sequence ATGTCGAAGAATCTGCTGGCCGGGCTCGGCCTGATCGCATTGGCGCTGACGCTGAGTGCCTGTGATAAATCCTCCAACGCCGAGGAACAGGCGCCGCCGGCCACCGTGCGGATTGAAACCCTTGAGGCGCGCCCCCTGTCGATCAGCAGCGAACTGAGCGGGCGGATTGCCGCCCCGCGCATCGCCGAAGTCCGCGCTCGGGTGGCCGGGGTCGTGCTGCAACGCACCTATCGCGAAGGCAGCGACGTGAAAAAGGGCGACGTGCTGTTCCGCATCGATCCGGCGCCGTTCAAGGCTGACCTCGACAGCGCCGAAGCCGCCCTGCGCAAGGCCGAGGCCAACGCGTTCCAGGCGAAACTGCAGGAGCAGCGCTACGCCCAGTTGATCGACGACAAGGCCATCAGCGCTCAGGATTACGACAACGCCCGCGCCAATGCCCGGCAGACCGCCGCTGACGTTGCCGCCAACAAGGCAGCCGTCGAGCGCGCGAAGCTGAACCTCGGTTACGCCACCGTCACCGCGCCGATTTCCGGGCGCGTCGGCCGTGCCTTGGTCACCGAAGGTGCGCTGGTCGGCCAGAACGAAACCACGCCCATGGCGCTGATCCAGCAGCTGAACCCGATCCACGCCGACCTGACCCAGTCGACCCGCGAACTCAACGAGTTGCGCCGGGCATTCCGTTCCGGCCAGTTGCAGCAGGTCGGCCAGGATCAGGTCAAAGCCACGCTGATCCAGGACGACGGCAGCCTCTATCCGCTGCCGGGCAAGTTGCTGTTCAGTGACATTACCGTCGATCCGGGCACCGGTCAGATCATCCTGCGCAGCGAGTTCCCCAATCCGGATCTCGATCTGTTGCCGGGCAGCTACGTTCGCGTGCGTCTGGAACAAGGCGTGATCCAGCATGGCCTGACCGTGCCACAACGCGCGGTGCAACGTGACAGCGCCGGTGTGGCGCAGGTCCTGACCGTCGACGACCAGATGCGCGTCGCCCAGCAGCCGGTACAGCTCGGCGCGGTACAGAACGACCGCTGGATCGTCACCGGCGGCCTCAAGGCCGGCGACCGCATTGTCATCGAAGGCCTGCAACACGCCCGTCCGGGCGAAGTGGTGCAGATCGACGACACCCCTCTTCCACTTGCCCAGACCTCTGGTCAGTAA
- a CDS encoding ATP-binding protein, with the protein MFRILFRLYLVTIVSYSAAIYLVPDLVVMAFKQRFVTYNLDYSRGLQSLITKQFRAVPQDQWPALAASMDKDFQPLHIVLARIDDPGFTAIEKERLRRGENMVRVGDWGWRTLAVTPLNDEMAVQMVVPPDPMDVSLLYWSINVLIGASLLACLLLWFRPHWRDLERLKGTAERFGKGHLSERTQIGPSSNIGSLAHVFDTMAGDIENLLNQQRDLLNAVSHELRTPLTRLDFGLALALSDDLPQASRERLQGLVAHIRELDELVLELLSYSRLQNPAKLPEQVEVSLDEFIDSILGSVDEELESPEIVIDVLLHNQLERFSLDPRLTARAIQNLLRNAMRYCEKRIQIGVQVCPKGCEIWVDDDGIGIPEDERERIFEPFYRLDRSRDRATGGFGLGLAISRRALEAQGGTLTVEGSPLGGARFRLWLPTPM; encoded by the coding sequence ATGTTCAGAATCCTGTTTCGCCTCTATCTGGTGACAATCGTCTCCTACAGTGCGGCGATCTATCTGGTGCCGGATCTGGTAGTGATGGCGTTCAAGCAGCGATTCGTCACTTACAACCTCGACTATTCCCGAGGCCTGCAATCGCTGATCACCAAGCAGTTTCGCGCGGTGCCGCAGGATCAGTGGCCGGCACTCGCGGCGTCGATGGACAAGGATTTCCAGCCGCTGCACATCGTGCTTGCCCGTATCGATGACCCCGGCTTCACCGCCATCGAGAAAGAACGTCTGCGACGCGGCGAGAACATGGTGCGGGTCGGCGACTGGGGCTGGCGCACGCTGGCGGTCACGCCGCTGAACGACGAAATGGCGGTGCAGATGGTGGTGCCGCCGGATCCGATGGACGTGAGTCTGTTGTACTGGAGCATCAACGTGCTGATCGGCGCGAGCCTGCTGGCGTGCCTGTTGCTCTGGTTTCGTCCGCACTGGCGTGATCTGGAACGCCTCAAGGGCACGGCCGAACGCTTCGGCAAGGGCCATTTGAGCGAGCGCACGCAAATCGGCCCGAGTTCCAATATCGGCAGCCTGGCCCACGTGTTCGACACCATGGCCGGTGATATCGAAAACCTGCTCAATCAGCAACGGGATCTGCTCAACGCCGTGTCCCACGAGCTGCGCACGCCGCTGACCCGCCTGGACTTCGGCCTGGCGCTGGCGCTGTCCGACGACTTGCCGCAAGCCAGCCGCGAGCGCCTGCAAGGGTTGGTCGCGCATATTCGTGAACTCGATGAATTGGTGCTGGAGTTGCTGTCCTACAGTCGCCTGCAGAATCCGGCGAAGTTGCCGGAGCAGGTCGAAGTGTCGCTGGACGAGTTCATCGACAGCATTCTGGGCAGCGTCGATGAAGAACTGGAATCCCCGGAAATCGTCATCGATGTGCTGCTGCACAATCAGCTGGAACGCTTTTCCCTCGACCCGCGCCTGACGGCCCGCGCGATTCAGAACCTGCTGCGCAACGCCATGCGCTACTGCGAAAAGCGCATTCAGATTGGCGTGCAGGTTTGTCCGAAGGGTTGTGAGATCTGGGTGGATGACGACGGCATCGGCATTCCGGAAGATGAGCGGGAGCGGATTTTCGAGCCGTTCTATCGACTGGATCGCAGCCGCGATCGGGCGACCGGCGGGTTTGGCCTGGGCCTGGCGATCAGCCGCCGGGCGCTGGAAGCGCAGGGCGGGACGTTGACGGTGGAAGGTTCGCCGTTGGGTGGGGCGCGGTTCAGACTTTGGCTGCCAACCCCCATGTAA
- the pncA gene encoding bifunctional nicotinamidase/pyrazinamidase, translating into MPISPRTALLVIDVQNDFIPGGQLAVPEGDLIVPLINRLAGQFKQVVIAQDWHPAGHASFASSHPGRQPYDVIQLPYGEQTLWPDHCIQGSRGAEFHTGLDLPHAQLIIRKGCNPDIDSYSAFLEADRVTTTGLAGYLKERGIDTVYMVGLALDFCVMFSALDARAAGFNAFVVLDACRAIDLNGSLATAIERMQVAGVGLIQSTEIL; encoded by the coding sequence ATGCCGATTTCGCCACGTACAGCCCTGCTGGTCATCGACGTGCAGAACGACTTCATTCCCGGCGGCCAGTTGGCCGTGCCGGAAGGTGATTTGATTGTTCCGTTGATCAACCGGCTCGCCGGGCAGTTCAAGCAAGTGGTCATCGCACAGGACTGGCACCCGGCCGGGCATGCGTCGTTTGCCTCCAGCCACCCAGGCCGCCAGCCCTATGACGTGATTCAACTGCCGTACGGCGAGCAGACGCTGTGGCCGGATCACTGCATTCAGGGTTCACGCGGTGCCGAGTTTCACACGGGACTCGATCTGCCCCACGCGCAATTGATCATCCGCAAGGGCTGCAACCCGGACATCGACAGTTATTCGGCGTTTCTGGAAGCGGATCGCGTCACGACCACGGGCCTGGCCGGTTATCTGAAGGAACGCGGTATCGACACGGTGTACATGGTCGGTCTGGCGCTGGATTTCTGCGTGATGTTCTCCGCACTGGATGCTCGGGCGGCGGGGTTCAATGCGTTTGTGGTGCTGGATGCGTGCCGGGCGATTGATTTGAATGGCTCGCTGGCGACGGCGATCGAGCGGATGCAGGTGGCCGGGGTCGGGTTGATCCAGTCCACTGAGATCCTCTAA
- a CDS encoding efflux RND transporter permease subunit — translation MPQFFIDRPVFAWVVALFILLAGALAIPQLPVAQYPDVAPPQIEIYAVYPGASAQTVDESVVSLIEEELNGADHLLYFESQSSLGSATIKATFQPGTNPELAQVDVQNRLKVVESRLPQAVNQQGLQVEKVSAGFLLLITLTSSDGKLDDVALSDYLARNVMNEIKRIDGVGKAQLYGAERAMRIWVDPQKLIGFNLTPADVNAAIVAQNAQVSAGSIGDLPNPSTQEITATILVKGQLSTPEEFADIVLKANPDGSTVRIKDVARVEIGSQEYQFGTRLNGKPSTAVGVQLSPGANALSTATLIRAKMDELSRYFPAGVEYKIPYDTSPFVKVSITKVVYTLGEAMLLVFAVMFLFLQNIRYTLIPTLVVPVALMGTFATMLALGFSINVLTMFGMVLAIGILVDDAIVVVENVERIMATEGLSPKEATRKAMTQITGAIIGITLVLVAVFIPMAFMQGSVGVIYRQFSLSMATSILFSAFLALTLTPALCATLLKPIAKGEHHEKTGFFGWFNRRFEQLTDRYQGWVGYALKRTGRYLLIYVVLLVGLGLCFARLPSSFLPVEDQGYTITDIQLPPGASKNRTVQVVEQIEAHNASEPGVGDSTVILGFSFSGSGQNAALAFTTLKDWSQRGSDDSASSIADRANIALSQIKDAVAFAVLPPPVDGLGTSSGFEFRLQDRGGLGHATLMEARTQLLAAAEKSPILMNVRESALAEAPQVQLEVDRKQANALGVSFADVGNALSTAIGSSYVNDFPNQGRMQRVVVQAEGDRRSQVDDLLKMHVRNDAGKMVPLSAFVKATWTQGPAQLTRYNGYPAISISGEPKPGHSTGEAMAEIERLVAQGPKGMGQEWTGLSLQERLSGSQAPILLGLSLLIVFLCLAALYESWSIPTSVLLVVPLGVLGAVLAVTLRGMPNDVFFKVGLITIIGLSAKNAILIIEFAKSLYDEGHDLIDATLQAARLRLRPIVMTSLAFILGVVPLAIATGASSASQQAIGTGVIGGMITATLAVIFVPVFFVVVIKLVRRIAKPD, via the coding sequence ATGCCGCAGTTCTTTATCGACCGCCCGGTGTTCGCCTGGGTCGTCGCGCTGTTCATCCTGTTGGCCGGTGCGCTGGCCATCCCGCAATTGCCGGTGGCGCAATACCCCGATGTCGCGCCGCCGCAGATCGAAATCTATGCCGTGTACCCGGGCGCGTCGGCGCAGACCGTCGACGAAAGCGTGGTCAGCCTGATCGAGGAAGAGCTCAACGGCGCCGATCATCTGCTGTATTTCGAATCGCAGAGCAGCCTCGGCAGTGCCACGATCAAAGCCACGTTCCAGCCGGGCACCAACCCGGAACTGGCGCAGGTTGATGTGCAGAATCGCCTGAAGGTAGTCGAGTCACGCCTGCCGCAAGCGGTCAATCAGCAAGGTTTGCAGGTGGAGAAGGTCTCCGCCGGTTTCCTGTTGCTGATCACTTTGACTTCCAGCGACGGAAAGCTCGACGACGTGGCACTCAGCGATTACCTGGCGCGCAACGTGATGAACGAGATCAAGCGCATCGACGGGGTCGGCAAGGCCCAGTTGTACGGCGCCGAGCGGGCGATGCGGATCTGGGTCGATCCGCAGAAGCTGATCGGCTTCAACCTGACACCGGCCGATGTCAATGCCGCCATCGTCGCGCAGAACGCCCAGGTCTCGGCCGGCAGCATCGGCGATCTGCCGAACCCGAGCACTCAGGAAATCACCGCGACGATTCTGGTCAAGGGTCAGCTTTCGACACCGGAAGAGTTCGCCGACATCGTGCTCAAGGCCAACCCGGACGGCTCCACCGTGCGCATCAAGGATGTGGCGCGGGTCGAGATCGGCAGCCAGGAATACCAGTTCGGCACCCGTCTTAACGGCAAGCCGTCCACCGCCGTCGGTGTGCAACTGTCGCCGGGTGCCAACGCCCTCAGCACCGCGACCTTGATCCGGGCGAAGATGGATGAGCTGTCGCGCTACTTCCCGGCCGGCGTGGAATACAAGATTCCTTACGACACGTCGCCATTCGTGAAGGTCTCGATCACCAAAGTGGTCTACACCCTTGGCGAAGCGATGCTGCTGGTATTTGCGGTGATGTTCCTGTTCCTGCAGAACATCCGCTACACCCTGATTCCGACGCTGGTTGTGCCGGTAGCGTTGATGGGTACTTTTGCGACGATGCTGGCGCTGGGCTTCTCGATCAACGTGCTGACCATGTTCGGCATGGTGCTGGCCATCGGCATTCTGGTGGACGACGCCATCGTGGTGGTGGAGAACGTCGAGCGGATCATGGCTACTGAAGGCCTGTCGCCGAAAGAAGCGACGCGTAAGGCGATGACCCAGATCACCGGCGCGATCATCGGCATTACGCTGGTGCTTGTCGCGGTGTTCATTCCGATGGCCTTCATGCAGGGTTCGGTGGGCGTGATTTACCGGCAATTCTCACTGTCGATGGCCACCTCGATCCTGTTCTCGGCGTTTCTCGCCCTGACCTTGACCCCGGCGTTGTGCGCAACGCTGCTCAAGCCGATCGCCAAAGGCGAACACCACGAGAAAACCGGGTTCTTCGGCTGGTTCAATCGCCGCTTCGAGCAGTTGACTGATCGCTATCAGGGCTGGGTCGGCTACGCACTGAAACGCACCGGACGCTATCTGCTGATCTACGTTGTATTGCTGGTGGGTCTGGGTCTGTGCTTCGCGCGGCTGCCCTCCTCGTTTCTACCGGTCGAGGACCAGGGTTACACCATCACCGACATTCAACTGCCACCCGGTGCGAGCAAGAACCGCACGGTGCAGGTGGTCGAGCAGATCGAAGCGCACAACGCCAGCGAACCGGGCGTGGGCGACAGCACCGTGATTCTCGGGTTCAGCTTCTCCGGCAGCGGCCAGAATGCTGCGTTGGCGTTCACCACGCTCAAGGACTGGTCGCAGCGTGGCAGCGACGACTCGGCAAGTTCGATTGCCGACCGCGCCAACATCGCCCTCAGCCAGATCAAGGATGCCGTGGCTTTCGCCGTGCTGCCGCCGCCGGTGGATGGCCTCGGCACGTCCAGCGGCTTCGAGTTCCGCCTGCAGGATCGCGGCGGCCTCGGTCATGCAACCTTGATGGAAGCGCGCACCCAACTGCTCGCCGCCGCCGAGAAAAGCCCAATCCTGATGAACGTGCGTGAAAGTGCCCTGGCTGAAGCCCCCCAAGTGCAGCTGGAAGTGGACCGCAAACAGGCCAATGCGCTGGGAGTTTCGTTCGCAGACGTTGGCAATGCGCTGTCCACCGCCATCGGCTCTTCGTACGTCAACGACTTCCCCAATCAGGGGCGCATGCAACGGGTAGTCGTGCAGGCTGAAGGCGATCGCCGCAGTCAGGTCGATGACCTGCTGAAAATGCACGTGCGCAACGACGCCGGGAAAATGGTGCCGTTGTCGGCGTTCGTCAAAGCCACGTGGACTCAAGGCCCGGCACAATTGACCCGCTACAACGGCTACCCGGCGATTTCGATTTCCGGCGAACCAAAACCCGGTCACAGCACCGGCGAAGCCATGGCGGAAATTGAACGGCTAGTCGCACAAGGCCCGAAAGGTATGGGTCAGGAATGGACCGGTCTGTCGCTGCAGGAACGTTTGTCCGGCAGTCAGGCGCCGATTCTGCTCGGGCTTTCGCTGCTGATCGTGTTCCTGTGTCTGGCTGCGTTGTACGAGAGCTGGTCGATTCCGACATCGGTGTTGCTCGTTGTGCCGCTGGGTGTACTCGGCGCGGTGCTGGCGGTGACCCTGCGCGGAATGCCCAACGACGTGTTCTTCAAGGTCGGCCTGATCACCATCATTGGCCTGTCGGCAAAGAACGCGATTCTGATCATCGAATTTGCCAAGAGCCTGTATGACGAAGGTCATGACCTGATTGACGCCACGCTTCAAGCGGCGCGCCTGCGGTTGCGGCCGATTGTGATGACTTCGCTGGCGTTCATTCTGGGTGTGGTGCCGTTGGCGATTGCCACGGGCGCGAGTTCGGCGAGCCAGCAGGCGATTGGTACCGGGGTGATTGGCGGGATGATTACGGCCACATTGGCGGTAATCTTTGTGCCGGTGTTCTTCGTAGTTGTGATCAAACTTGTACGCAGGATCGCCAAGCCTGATTGA
- a CDS encoding autotransporter outer membrane beta-barrel domain-containing protein: MKFEKIPGLTFMKFTGVLTYAVVIMTTSEPANARNLQPGEVATVSTGATPEAWFVPTTATLNINGASALDIQVGGGALNGDNATTSQIDASAGARVDLGGSTVTSTGFEAALALTDSLATLSNSTLISQGAALTLARDLLTAVGSTATVTGSTLHGGTFGAAVTSLSTLNLINTQVSATDADGIGLALFGGNANVSARSKITGGLNGVTFGQDTVANPGDVTGRSHLILDDATVEGISGAAITVDLATPAGQPVLIDVNNGSRLIGGNGNILEVVDGAAAQFQVDNSKLSGNIEVAEGGIASVSLRNAATLDGNLINVDSVKLDTQSVLTGKIQGTGAGAVVLDNNARFTGAVSGVSSMSVSRGAEWNMAGSSNSVSRLDMQGGAVRFGTDQAYSQLDIATLSGNGQFFMRTDVGTAQTDFLNVTESATGQHGLVVEATASEPASGALIKVGNIASGDAQFSLQSGQVDIGALAYKLVREGEGLYLQPDGTTPSTGSQTALAISGTVPTVIQSEMTTLNTRLGDRRMAGTQPRAQSEGALSSNAQDSSSGLWIRTYGNQYNVKSAYGNGFNQHQTGVSVGVDKALPFWDGQWLIGVFGGYSNTRLDLARGSSGTIDSGYAGLYLTWFDQATGYYVDTVGKINRFNNDVKVTLSDDTRTKGNFKNLGLSGTVEVGKHIPLNHGYFIEPSAQIGLAAVEGKRYHLDNGLQVDSDETRSVLGKVGMTVGSELTLDNGSKLQPRLRAAVSHEFVNNNRVSVNDTSFNNDLSSTSLELTGGMNWVPVNKKWQVYAEVGTSRGTKVDQELGGSVGLSYNF, from the coding sequence ATGAAGTTTGAAAAGATACCGGGATTGACGTTCATGAAATTTACTGGTGTGCTCACTTATGCAGTGGTGATAATGACCACTTCAGAGCCCGCTAATGCCCGTAATCTTCAACCGGGAGAGGTGGCGACCGTTTCCACAGGCGCTACACCCGAAGCCTGGTTTGTTCCCACGACCGCTACGCTGAATATCAACGGCGCCAGTGCACTGGATATTCAAGTCGGTGGCGGAGCTCTCAATGGCGATAACGCCACGACATCACAGATTGATGCCTCGGCAGGCGCTCGAGTCGACCTTGGCGGATCAACTGTTACCAGCACAGGTTTTGAAGCTGCGTTGGCGTTGACTGACAGCCTGGCCACCCTCTCGAACAGCACGTTGATCAGCCAGGGCGCTGCACTGACGCTGGCCCGGGATCTGCTGACCGCTGTGGGATCTACCGCCACTGTCACTGGCAGTACTTTGCATGGCGGGACATTCGGTGCAGCGGTAACTTCACTCAGCACATTGAATCTGATCAATACTCAAGTGAGCGCAACGGATGCGGACGGTATCGGGTTGGCCCTGTTTGGCGGGAATGCCAATGTAAGTGCCCGCAGCAAGATTACCGGCGGTCTCAACGGGGTCACTTTCGGGCAGGACACCGTAGCCAATCCCGGTGATGTCACTGGTCGAAGTCATTTAATACTGGATGACGCGACCGTCGAGGGGATCAGTGGCGCGGCAATTACTGTCGATTTGGCAACACCTGCTGGTCAGCCAGTGCTGATCGATGTCAACAACGGCTCTCGTTTGATCGGGGGTAATGGCAATATCCTCGAAGTAGTCGATGGAGCCGCTGCTCAGTTCCAGGTCGACAACAGTAAATTGTCCGGCAACATCGAAGTCGCTGAGGGGGGCATCGCCAGCGTTTCGTTGAGAAACGCCGCGACATTGGATGGCAACCTGATCAATGTCGATTCGGTAAAGCTTGATACCCAAAGCGTTCTCACCGGTAAGATCCAGGGCACCGGTGCGGGAGCGGTGGTGCTGGACAACAATGCCCGATTCACGGGTGCTGTTTCCGGTGTCAGCAGCATGTCGGTCAGCCGTGGTGCCGAATGGAACATGGCCGGTAGCAGTAACTCGGTCTCGCGCCTGGACATGCAGGGCGGTGCAGTGCGTTTTGGAACAGACCAGGCCTATAGTCAGCTGGATATAGCCACCTTATCGGGCAACGGTCAGTTTTTTATGCGCACGGACGTGGGTACTGCTCAGACGGATTTTTTGAATGTCACAGAGTCGGCAACGGGCCAGCATGGTTTGGTGGTGGAGGCTACCGCCAGCGAGCCCGCCAGTGGGGCGCTGATCAAAGTGGGGAACATCGCTTCCGGAGATGCGCAGTTTTCCCTGCAAAGTGGACAAGTCGATATTGGCGCCCTGGCCTACAAGCTGGTGAGAGAGGGCGAAGGGCTGTATCTGCAACCCGATGGGACCACACCGAGCACGGGTTCTCAAACCGCTCTTGCGATCTCCGGAACGGTGCCCACGGTCATTCAATCCGAGATGACCACCCTCAATACTCGCCTCGGAGACCGGCGCATGGCCGGCACTCAGCCCAGGGCACAATCGGAAGGGGCATTGAGCTCGAATGCTCAAGATTCGTCATCCGGTCTCTGGATTCGAACCTACGGTAATCAGTACAACGTAAAGAGCGCTTACGGTAACGGTTTCAATCAACACCAGACAGGTGTCTCGGTAGGGGTGGACAAAGCATTGCCATTTTGGGACGGCCAATGGTTGATCGGTGTCTTTGGCGGCTACAGCAACACGCGTCTGGATTTGGCGCGAGGCAGTTCCGGTACGATTGACAGTGGTTATGCAGGTCTTTACTTGACCTGGTTTGATCAAGCGACAGGTTATTACGTGGATACCGTCGGCAAGATCAACCGGTTCAATAACGATGTCAAAGTCACCTTGAGCGACGACACTCGAACCAAAGGCAACTTCAAAAACCTGGGTTTGAGCGGGACCGTGGAAGTCGGCAAGCACATTCCCTTGAACCACGGTTATTTCATTGAGCCTTCCGCGCAAATAGGTTTGGCAGCCGTCGAGGGCAAGCGCTACCACTTGGACAATGGCTTGCAAGTAGACAGCGACGAGACTCGTTCGGTGCTCGGCAAGGTCGGGATGACGGTGGGGAGTGAGCTCACGCTGGACAATGGCAGCAAGCTGCAACCACGCCTCCGTGCCGCTGTCAGCCACGAGTTCGTCAATAACAACCGCGTCAGTGTCAACGACACCAGTTTCAATAATGACTTGTCCAGTACCAGCCTGGAATTGACCGGGGGAATGAACTGGGTTCCGGTCAACAAAAAATGGCAGGTTTATGCGGAGGTTGGCACCAGTCGCGGTACGAAAGTTGACCAGGAGCTGGGGGGGAGTGTGGGGTTGAGTTATAACTTCTGA